Below is a genomic region from Pleuronectes platessa chromosome 5, fPlePla1.1, whole genome shotgun sequence.
TCTTCTGGGAGAAAACACCAACAACAGCCGGGCATCGGCGCCGGGGCTGGGGCCGGTGACTGTTCAGGCCCCTGGTGGCCTGTACAAGGGCCTCCTGGTAAAGTGCGAGGAGGACCGGGCCTACCCGCCCTTAGCATGGAGGAGCTACTGCGGACATcctcctgagctgcagcagcagcagctactgGACCCTTGCTCCTTACCTCGCACGATGGAGTCTTTTTACCCACCGGCCCCCGTCTGGGGCCACACAGACTCCCTGCTCAGCAAAGACTACCTGGAGACCACGTTCGTGGACATCCGGCCGGGCTCCACACTGGAGAGGAAGCTGCTGGCCGAGGCGCAGGACTACCACAGCGACGCCTACAGCATGGATGACGAGGACGACCTGCTTCCGGACTCCGACGTAAGACAGTTGTTTTCTTCTGCACTGACAGTGtgtggttgaagtccaagtTGTAAACTCAAGCACTGACAGTTAAAGTGAAGCAAGAGAAAGAGCATCAACACATAATGTCCACAGTGTTAAAAGTCTTATTATTTTAAGTGTTTATCTTCATTTGTTGTTCATTTATCAGCAGCATAAATCAGAGACAGGTTGGTTTGATACAGGACAGGAAG
It encodes:
- the tmem91 gene encoding transmembrane protein 91 codes for the protein MENLDELEHPLLGENTNNSRASAPGLGPVTVQAPGGLYKGLLVKCEEDRAYPPLAWRSYCGHPPELQQQQLLDPCSLPRTMESFYPPAPVWGHTDSLLSKDYLETTFVDIRPGSTLERKLLAEAQDYHSDAYSMDDEDDLLPDSDDSSIDDFSDTDSESNFPLMIPQDYLGLAFFSMLCCFWPLGIAAFYLSQKTNKASAQGDFQGANAASRQALWLSVLSIVFGIITYICAIAALITYLSGKPP